Proteins from a genomic interval of Verrucomicrobium sp.:
- a CDS encoding aspartate/glutamate racemase family protein: protein MGHSEVFGREVEIRIANRAEKLRAGEKIAAVDERGWHAEAPVGASYAVATRHPKFLKAKMTYSNHRIGILGGAGPLASAEFHKRLIELAATEWGAFQDSEYPEVVHVSHGYPGLTEAGLVNMAAARDTVTHSVEFLKNAGCRHVAVPCNSLHAFIPELREQFGELVLDMIDATAGYVAKSAPDRPVLVLGSGSTREGGLYDGALAARGLSRLAPDESTQSRTNALIAGVMLHGASEGLDAALSELIREVAAPTTSVILGCTELSLIRPRGVPNPVFDSTTALAHATLGALAG, encoded by the coding sequence TTGGGTCATAGCGAGGTCTTTGGTCGTGAGGTGGAGATACGTATAGCCAATCGAGCCGAGAAGTTGCGCGCAGGTGAAAAAATCGCCGCAGTCGACGAGCGGGGCTGGCACGCAGAGGCGCCGGTAGGCGCCAGTTACGCGGTAGCTACACGTCATCCCAAATTTCTAAAAGCAAAAATGACGTACTCGAATCACCGCATAGGCATCCTTGGCGGCGCCGGCCCGCTTGCGAGCGCCGAATTTCACAAACGGCTCATCGAACTCGCTGCAACAGAGTGGGGCGCATTTCAGGACTCGGAATATCCCGAGGTTGTCCACGTTAGCCACGGCTACCCGGGCCTGACAGAAGCGGGCCTCGTGAACATGGCTGCCGCGAGGGATACCGTGACGCACAGCGTTGAATTTCTCAAGAATGCCGGCTGTCGGCACGTCGCGGTGCCGTGCAATAGCCTCCACGCATTCATTCCAGAACTGCGGGAGCAGTTTGGCGAACTGGTGCTCGACATGATTGACGCTACCGCGGGATATGTTGCGAAGAGCGCGCCCGACAGGCCTGTACTTGTTCTTGGCTCGGGAAGCACTCGCGAGGGAGGGCTCTACGACGGCGCGCTGGCCGCGCGTGGGCTGTCCCGGCTTGCCCCGGATGAAAGTACACAAAGCAGAACCAACGCGCTTATCGCAGGGGTCATGCTGCACGGTGCGAGTGAGGGCCTGGATGCAGCGTTAAGCGAGCTCATCCGGGAGGTCGCGGCACCGACCACCAGCGTTATCCTGGGCTGCACCGAGCTGTCGCTTATCCGCCCGCGCGGCGTGCCGAATCCTGTCTTTGACAGCACAACCGCGCTCGCTCACGCAACGTTGGGTGCCCTGGCTGGTTAG